CATAAAATTTTTGATGAATAATGATCGTAAGGTTAGTTATTGTTATTCGTCTGAATCCGTTCGCCAATAGTTATTTGCAGCGGCTACGGTTTGAAAATGGATTGCAATCACCTGTGAGCTTGCAATCAGCGCGTCCGGATCTTTTGAATAGACGTCGCGTAGCATAAACAGCACCTCTTTATCAGGTTGAGTGGAGGTAACTCCCTTACGTGCAAGCTGAATAGCCACTTCAAATCCTTCTTCAGGAGAATCGGTAATGAGACTTAATGGTTCGCCATCTGTGCTATCCGCTCGGCTGCTGTCCTGTGCATTCGCAGTAATATAACTTCCAAATGTTAGTGAGAGAATTAAGATCAGATATTTCATAACTGAATTATTTATGGTTGGTAAGTAAAATTATTTTGTTGAAATGCAGTAGGTGCAAGAGTAGTCACCTTCCGCTATGAAAGTTGTTCGTTCCACCGGCTTATCAAACAGGCGTTCGTAAAATTCAGCTTCCAGTTTGCAGGGCAATCGGGTTTCCTTGACAACTTCGCTGAATGGGCAGTTACACTCTTTGATGACAATATTGTCACCTTCGGTTTCGAACTCAGGCATAAAGCCTTCATCTTCAAGCATTTCACTCAGCCTGGTAAGTTTAGACTGATTGTCGGATTCATTTTCCATCAGGTAAGAAGCACGCTGAAACCTCTTATCCCAAAAACGAGTAAAAAATTCCTCTATGTCGTTTTCGTTTCCATTTTCATCTAAAAAGCGAATGAGTTCCCGAAGCATGTTCGATTCCTGGCTTGGAAAAAGCGCCTGACCGGTCTTTGTGAGCGTATATTGAAGACTGGGTCTACCCGGACCTGACCGGACATAATCGCGGGTGATATATCCATCGCGTTCAAGCTGTAGAAAATGTTCTCTCAGCGTGGTTTTGGCCAGATCGGTTAACTCGACAGCTTCATCTACCTGCAGCGTTCCGCGCAGCTTTATCAAATTTAAAATCTCTTTTTTTGATCCGGATACCATCATAATATGATTCTTAGTCTTTGTTAATAGCTTGATTTAGTTTGGGAATGATTCCGTTTCTCAGCAGTTCAAAATAAGTGTCTATCTCTGAAAAGAGTTCATTCATATCCTGAAATGCAGTTTTCATAGTGCTGCAAGATCCTTCAATATCGTCGGGGTGTGGATTCATTTTCTCTATTTTTTGAATATGACTTGCAATCTGATGTTGATCCTGTACAACCAAATTTATACTTCTCTCATACTTTTTTGCTTCACCGTAAAGAATGGAGTTACTTCCGGTATTGGTACTCTTAAGCAGAGGAGTGATCGTCTTGTCCGTCATCATCAAATCAAAACGCACTTTTTCTGATATTTTTTTAAGATGCCAATGCATCTCTTTCAAGATTGGATATTGAACTCCATGAACCTTACATACCCGATGAAAGTCTAATTCAAATTCATTTATAATCCGGTTCAGACGGTTACTGATCTTGTTGTAGTATTGTAACAGCTGTTTTCGATTAAGCTCATTTAGATCAAAATTCTCTGTTTCCTTTTTCTTTTGATGTCTGCTTGCCTGTTTACGCAGCCACGAAAGTAACTCTTTTTCATTCCACTTCTTTTCAATACAGATTTGCAGCAGTGTCTTTTCCTGATATGAATCAGTAGGAATTCCGATCGACTGAAGTAAAAACTCGGTCTGTTTATTTGCAGAAATGAATTCCTGCAGAGTGGAGGTTGCTTTCAAATTGTTTAAAGTTGGTGTTTCCATATCTGTCCATGGCCTTGATTTATTCAAATACTACGACTGTATGATAGGACATCAGAAATGGAAAAACAATAAAAACGTTAAATACCGATTTAAATGTTGATAAACTCTACAGAGCTCTATACTTTAATTTCAGAGATTAAAATTTAAAGAATGTCCATTCAAGCAGGAGACATACTTCGATGGGTAGTCCTGAAACTGAGGAATGTTATCAATCCGGAACCGTAATGAGTGAAATAAAGTCCAACCTGTCAGCATCCGAAGGTTCTGATAGCGT
This is a stretch of genomic DNA from Rhodohalobacter barkolensis. It encodes these proteins:
- a CDS encoding hexameric tyrosine-coordinated heme protein, with product MTANAQDSSRADSTDGEPLSLITDSPEEGFEVAIQLARKGVTSTQPDKEVLFMLRDVYSKDPDALIASSQVIAIHFQTVAAANNYWRTDSDE
- a CDS encoding helix-turn-helix transcriptional regulator, giving the protein MMVSGSKKEILNLIKLRGTLQVDEAVELTDLAKTTLREHFLQLERDGYITRDYVRSGPGRPSLQYTLTKTGQALFPSQESNMLRELIRFLDENGNENDIEEFFTRFWDKRFQRASYLMENESDNQSKLTRLSEMLEDEGFMPEFETEGDNIVIKECNCPFSEVVKETRLPCKLEAEFYERLFDKPVERTTFIAEGDYSCTYCISTK